A window from Patagioenas fasciata isolate bPatFas1 chromosome 36, bPatFas1.hap1, whole genome shotgun sequence encodes these proteins:
- the LOC139826211 gene encoding non-structural maintenance of chromosomes element 3 homolog, translating into MSQRKRSRGLGPSQGGDGDEDFNLSPTPSHSQLQRNLERRSQDQINQKVSELVQFLLVKDQKKIPIKRIDILKKVIGDYRDVYSEIVNRAGRTLQQVFGLQLVEIDTKHHVYILTSDLPRAEGENLHRDNQTAKLGLLIVILSFIFMKGNSAKDGAVWEFLRRLRVHPGERHEVFGDVKKLVTEEFVRQKYLEITPIPLTDPPEFKYQWGLRAAKETSKKDVLRFVAQIQKKDPTFWTSQYNEAEATP; encoded by the exons ATGTCACAGAGGAAGCGCAGCAGGGGGCTGGGGCCCTCTCAG GGAGGCGATGGGGATGAGGATTTCAACCTGAGCCCCACGCCATCgcacagccagctgcagaggaacCTGGAGAGGCGCTCCCAGGACCAAATAAACCAGAAG GTGAGCGAGTTGGTGCAGTTTCTCCTTGTGAAAGACCAGAAGAAGATCCCCATCAAGAGGATCG ATATCCTGAAGAAAGTCATTGGGGATTATAGAGATGTTTACTCTGAGATTGTCAACCGGGCGGGCAGGACCCTGCAGCAG GTATTTGGGCTGCAGCTGGTGGAGATCGACACCAAACACCACGTTTACATCCTCACCAGCGACCTTCCCCGCGCCGAGGGGGAGAATCTGCACCG GGACAACCAGACGGCCAAACTGGGGCTCCTCATCGTCATCCTCAGCTTCATCTTCATGAAGGGCAATTCAGCGAAGGATG GTGCTGTGTGGGAATTTCTCCGCCGGCTCCGGGTGCACCCAGG GGAGCGACACGAGGTCTTCGGGGACGTCAAGAAGCTGGTGACGGAGGAGTTTGTGAGGCAGAA GTATTTAGAGATCACCCCCATCCCTCTGACGGACCCCCCCGAATTTAAGTATCAGTGGGGGCTGCGGGCGGCCAAGGAGACCTCCAAGAAGGACGTGCTGCGCTTTGTGGCGCAG ATCCAAAAGAAGGACCCCACATTCTGGACGAGTCAATACAACGAGGCCGAGGCCACCCCTtga